In Acidaminococcus timonensis, one DNA window encodes the following:
- a CDS encoding dihydroorotase: MKTLIKNGRVVDPSQNLDAVLDILVEDGKIVEEAPHIDAAADEVFDAAGLVVAPGFIDLHTHLREPGLEAKEDLVTGTMAAAHGGITRVACMPNTKPIVDTSIVVSGIQKRAKEEGYVHVEVIGAITKGEKGRELSEMGDMAQRGVMGFSDDGHYVQSATVMNLAAQYVTAFDKPLICHDIDEDMNHEGYMHEGAVSARLGVPGIPSIAEDICVARDAAIAEYTGAHIHIAHIASKGAVDIVRKAKARGVNITCEVTVHHLTLTDEACLGYSTATRVSPPLRSRDHLEALRAGLKDGTIDAIVTDHAPHAPEEKDVEFRYAPNGFCGLETSVGVVLTELYHTGAFTLNEIVDKMSTSPARIMNLPAGSLKVGSNADVTILDLDREWTVDSSKFYTRGKVTPFNGKHCKGMAVATMVDGQFVMKDGVVCKK; this comes from the coding sequence TTGAAAACGCTAATTAAGAACGGACGAGTGGTAGACCCCAGCCAGAACCTGGACGCCGTGCTGGATATCCTGGTGGAAGATGGCAAGATCGTGGAAGAAGCACCCCACATCGACGCTGCGGCCGATGAGGTGTTCGATGCTGCCGGCCTGGTGGTGGCCCCGGGCTTCATCGACCTGCACACCCATCTGCGGGAACCGGGTCTGGAAGCCAAGGAAGACCTGGTGACCGGCACCATGGCAGCGGCCCACGGCGGCATCACCCGGGTGGCCTGCATGCCCAACACCAAACCCATCGTCGATACCTCCATCGTGGTCAGCGGCATCCAGAAACGGGCCAAAGAAGAAGGCTACGTCCATGTGGAAGTGATCGGTGCCATCACGAAGGGCGAAAAGGGCCGGGAACTCAGCGAAATGGGGGACATGGCCCAGCGGGGCGTCATGGGCTTTTCCGATGACGGGCATTATGTGCAGAGCGCCACGGTGATGAACCTGGCCGCCCAGTATGTGACCGCTTTCGACAAACCCCTGATCTGCCATGATATCGACGAAGACATGAACCATGAAGGCTATATGCACGAAGGGGCCGTTTCTGCCCGCCTGGGTGTGCCCGGCATTCCCTCCATCGCGGAAGATATCTGTGTGGCCCGGGATGCGGCCATCGCCGAATACACCGGTGCCCACATCCACATTGCCCACATCGCCAGCAAAGGGGCTGTGGACATTGTCCGCAAGGCCAAGGCACGGGGTGTGAACATCACCTGCGAAGTCACGGTGCACCACCTGACCCTGACCGATGAAGCCTGCCTGGGGTACAGCACCGCAACCCGCGTGTCCCCGCCCCTGCGCAGCCGGGATCATCTGGAAGCCCTGCGGGCCGGTCTGAAGGATGGCACCATCGATGCCATCGTCACCGACCATGCACCCCATGCACCGGAAGAAAAAGATGTGGAGTTCCGATATGCACCCAACGGCTTCTGCGGCCTGGAAACCTCCGTGGGTGTGGTCCTCACCGAGCTGTACCACACCGGTGCATTCACCCTCAATGAAATCGTGGATAAAATGAGCACCAGCCCGGCACGGATCATGAACCTGCCGGCCGGCAGCCTGAAAGTTGGCAGCAATGCGGATGTGACCATCCTGGACCTGGACAGGGAATGGACGGTGGACTCCAGCAAATTCTATACCCGGGGGAAAGTGACCCCCTTTAACGGCAAGCACTGCAAGGGTATGGCAGTGGCGACCATGGTCGATGGCCAGTTTGTGATGAAAGACGGTGTAGTATGCAAAAAGTAA